In Streptomyces sp. NBC_01439, the following are encoded in one genomic region:
- a CDS encoding cryptochrome/photolyase family protein, with protein MSPVHWLFGDQLGPHFTATAAGGTPRNTRWLLIESRAVFRRRRFHRAKAHLVLSAMRHRAADLGASAEYVTAETYREGLVRAVGDAPVSVHHPTSRAALALVASLPQVTVHPARGFLVGHREFADWAARQKGRRLLQENLYEHTRRTHDVLMDGDRPAGGRWNLDHDNREPPPRGRDTLGAPPPYRPREDEIDEGVRRDLDRWEREEGITFVGRDGPRLFPASRREALAALDHFVTHRLAGFGAHEDAMLAGDPVMSHSLLSSSLNLGLLDPWECVTRAEEAWRAGHVPLNSAEGFIRQVCGWREYVWSLYWHLGEDYRHRNDLHHTAPVPAWFAELDADAPAARCLSTVLAQVRDTGWTHHIPRLMVLGSHALQRGWDPVQVTDWFHRCFVDGYDWVMLPNVVGMSQYADGGLMTTKPYTSGGAYIHRMSDLCGGCRYRPADRTGERACPYTVGYWAFLDRHRSRLAGNPRMARAVRGLDRLGDVAQVARAHRAAGDTPP; from the coding sequence ATGAGTCCAGTGCACTGGCTGTTCGGCGACCAGCTCGGCCCGCACTTCACGGCCACCGCCGCCGGCGGGACACCGAGGAACACCCGGTGGCTGCTGATCGAGTCGCGGGCCGTCTTCCGCCGTCGCCGGTTCCACCGGGCCAAGGCCCATCTGGTCCTCAGCGCCATGCGCCACCGGGCGGCAGACCTCGGCGCGAGCGCGGAGTACGTCACGGCAGAGACCTACCGGGAAGGCCTCGTCCGGGCCGTGGGCGACGCACCCGTCTCCGTGCACCACCCGACCTCCCGCGCCGCCCTCGCCCTCGTGGCCTCGCTGCCGCAGGTCACGGTCCATCCGGCCCGCGGGTTCCTCGTGGGCCACCGGGAGTTCGCGGACTGGGCCGCACGGCAGAAGGGGCGCCGGCTGCTCCAGGAGAACCTCTACGAACACACCCGGCGCACCCACGACGTCCTGATGGACGGCGACCGGCCGGCGGGCGGCCGCTGGAACCTGGACCACGACAACCGCGAGCCCCCGCCCCGCGGCCGGGACACCCTCGGCGCGCCGCCCCCGTACCGGCCCCGTGAGGACGAGATCGACGAAGGAGTCCGGCGGGACCTGGACCGCTGGGAGCGCGAGGAGGGGATCACCTTCGTGGGCCGCGACGGCCCCCGGCTGTTCCCCGCGAGCCGCCGGGAGGCACTGGCCGCGCTCGACCACTTCGTCACGCACCGCCTCGCCGGCTTCGGCGCGCACGAGGACGCCATGCTGGCCGGGGACCCCGTGATGAGCCACAGCCTGCTGTCCTCCTCCCTCAACCTCGGGCTCCTCGACCCCTGGGAATGCGTGACCCGGGCCGAGGAAGCGTGGCGGGCCGGACACGTGCCCCTCAACAGCGCGGAGGGGTTCATCCGGCAGGTGTGCGGCTGGCGCGAGTACGTGTGGAGCCTCTACTGGCACCTCGGCGAGGACTACCGGCACCGCAACGACCTGCACCACACCGCTCCCGTGCCCGCGTGGTTCGCAGAGCTGGACGCGGACGCGCCCGCGGCCCGGTGCCTGTCCACCGTGTTGGCGCAGGTCCGGGACACGGGGTGGACGCACCACATCCCCCGCCTCATGGTCCTCGGCAGCCACGCCCTCCAGCGGGGCTGGGACCCGGTGCAGGTGACGGACTGGTTCCACCGGTGCTTCGTGGACGGTTACGACTGGGTGATGCTGCCCAATGTGGTGGGCATGTCCCAGTACGCGGACGGCGGGCTGATGACCACCAAGCCCTACACCTCGGGCGGCGCCTACATCCACCGGATGAGCGACCTGTGCGGAGGCTGTCGGTACCGGCCCGCCGACCGCACCGGCGAGCGTGCCTGCCCCTACACCGTCGGCTACTGGGCCTTCCTGGACCGGCACCGCTCCCGGCTGGCGGGCAATCCGCGCATGGCCCGGGCCGTACGCGGGCTGGACCGGCTGGGCGACGTGGCGCAGGTCGCCCGGGCGCACCGCGCCGCGGGCGACACGCCGCCCTGA
- a CDS encoding spore photoproduct lyase family protein, producing MAAQPHGGRPAEQQGTEQQDDALFGLEDIVTGAPVPAGGGARPLFRDSAAARRLLSVRTIHAEPAAAASPRGRQVIARFPGAEVVPVDSHWRIPHLHGNEGNVDRWVRFKSEVLVLGVKKTLTTRPNGRSADWIAPGPANGCAMACAYCYVPRRKGYANPITVFTNTDRIIAHLSRHIARLGPKAEANQCDPTAWVYDIGENSDCSVDALISDNVADLVRAFARWPSAKASFATKFVNPDLLLLEPRGRTRVRFSVMPQEDSKLLDIRTSPVESRIAAAGDFLEAGYEVHFNLSPVVLRPGWQQDWALLLEHMDDVLPGPVKDQAAAEVILLTHNEDLHDLNLGWHPRAEEALWRPELQQPKRSENGSWNVRYRNGVKAGAVETMRALVAARAPWLRIRYAF from the coding sequence ATGGCTGCCCAGCCGCACGGGGGCCGACCGGCCGAACAGCAGGGCACCGAGCAGCAGGACGACGCCCTGTTCGGTCTGGAGGACATCGTCACGGGGGCACCCGTCCCGGCCGGTGGCGGTGCCCGCCCGCTGTTCCGCGACTCCGCGGCCGCGCGCCGACTGCTGTCCGTGCGGACGATCCACGCCGAGCCCGCGGCCGCTGCCTCCCCGCGCGGCCGGCAGGTCATCGCCCGCTTCCCCGGTGCCGAGGTCGTCCCCGTGGACTCGCACTGGCGGATCCCGCACCTGCACGGCAACGAGGGCAACGTCGACCGGTGGGTCCGGTTCAAGAGCGAGGTCCTGGTCCTGGGCGTGAAGAAGACCCTCACCACCCGCCCCAACGGACGTTCCGCGGACTGGATCGCCCCCGGACCCGCCAACGGCTGCGCCATGGCGTGCGCCTACTGCTACGTTCCGCGCCGCAAGGGGTACGCCAACCCGATCACCGTCTTCACCAACACCGATCGCATCATCGCCCACCTCTCCCGGCACATCGCGCGCCTCGGCCCCAAGGCGGAGGCGAACCAGTGCGATCCGACCGCATGGGTCTACGACATCGGCGAGAACAGCGACTGCTCCGTCGACGCGCTGATCAGCGACAACGTCGCCGACCTGGTCCGTGCTTTCGCCCGGTGGCCCTCCGCGAAGGCCTCCTTCGCCACCAAGTTCGTCAACCCCGACCTCCTCCTCCTGGAACCGCGGGGTCGTACCCGGGTGCGGTTCTCCGTCATGCCCCAAGAGGACTCCAAGTTGTTGGACATCCGCACCAGCCCGGTGGAGAGCCGCATCGCCGCCGCCGGCGACTTCCTGGAAGCCGGGTACGAGGTCCACTTCAACCTCTCGCCCGTCGTCCTGCGTCCGGGCTGGCAGCAGGACTGGGCCCTCCTGCTGGAGCACATGGACGACGTACTGCCCGGTCCGGTGAAGGACCAGGCAGCCGCGGAGGTCATCCTGCTGACGCACAACGAGGACCTGCACGACCTCAACCTCGGCTGGCACCCCCGCGCGGAGGAGGCGCTGTGGCGGCCGGAACTCCAGCAGCCCAAGCGCTCCGAGAACGGAAGCTGGAACGTCCGCTACCGCAACGGGGTGAAGGCCGGGGCCGTCGAGACGATGCGCGCACTCGTCGCCGCCCGTGCGCCGTGGCTGAGGATCCGGTACGCCTTCTGA
- a CDS encoding AraC family transcriptional regulator — protein MLDRLNQAVEHIEHRLDQPIDAAELARIAVTSEYHFRRLFSALAGMPLSEYIRRRRLTVAGAEVLGGERTLLEIAVRYGYTSGEAFARAFRAVHGIGPGEARRTGATLRSQPRMSFRLIVEGSSSMEYKVVEKDEFRVVGRKARVPLVHEGMNPAIATFIRAIDQETLQRIERLSDQEPEGIISASDNLDDSRAEGTELDYYHGVVTRSEVPEDMDALTVRAGTWAVFESSGPFPQTLQYLWRDVFTQWFPSNPYRSRPGPEILRTRVSGDGTEATAELWIPVERTAV, from the coding sequence ATGCTGGACCGGTTGAACCAGGCCGTGGAACACATCGAACATCGCCTCGACCAGCCGATCGACGCGGCCGAACTGGCACGGATCGCGGTGACGTCGGAATACCACTTCCGGCGGCTGTTCTCCGCCCTGGCCGGAATGCCGCTGTCGGAGTACATCCGCCGCAGGCGGCTGACGGTCGCCGGCGCCGAGGTGCTGGGCGGGGAGCGGACGCTCCTGGAGATCGCGGTGCGCTACGGCTACACCTCGGGAGAGGCCTTCGCCCGTGCGTTCCGGGCCGTGCACGGCATCGGTCCCGGCGAGGCCAGGCGCACTGGTGCGACCCTGCGGTCCCAGCCACGGATGTCCTTCCGCCTCATTGTCGAAGGGAGCAGCAGCATGGAGTACAAGGTCGTGGAGAAGGACGAGTTCCGTGTGGTCGGCAGGAAGGCGCGGGTCCCGCTGGTGCACGAGGGGATGAACCCGGCCATCGCCACCTTCATCCGGGCGATCGACCAGGAGACGCTGCAGCGCATCGAGCGCTTGTCCGACCAGGAACCCGAGGGGATCATCTCGGCGAGCGACAACCTGGACGACAGCCGCGCGGAAGGAACCGAACTCGACTACTACCACGGGGTGGTGACCCGCAGCGAGGTGCCCGAGGACATGGACGCGCTCACCGTCCGGGCCGGCACGTGGGCGGTCTTCGAGAGCTCCGGCCCGTTTCCGCAGACGCTCCAGTACCTATGGCGGGACGTGTTCACGCAGTGGTTCCCGTCCAACCCCTACCGGAGCCGGCCCGGGCCCGAAATCCTGCGCACCCGGGTGTCCGGGGACGGGACGGAGGCGACGGCGGAGCTGTGGATCCCCGTGGAGCGGACGGCGGTCTGA
- a CDS encoding succinate dehydrogenase/fumarate reductase iron-sulfur subunit, with translation MKLTLRVWRQRGADAPGHMVSYEVDGISKDMSFLEMLDTLNEDLILRGEDPVAFDHDCREGICGACSLVINGDAHGPERTTTCQLHMRSFADGDTIDVEPWRAAAFPVVKDLVVDRGSFDRIIQAGGYITAPTGSAPEAHATAVPKADADFAFEHAECIGCGACVAACPNGSAMLFTSAKVNHLNVLPQGSPERETRVLDMVARMDEEGFGGCTLTGECATACPKGIPLPSIAAMNKEWLRAVRKGPR, from the coding sequence ATGAAGCTCACCTTGCGCGTCTGGCGCCAGCGCGGCGCCGACGCCCCCGGTCACATGGTCTCGTACGAGGTCGACGGCATCTCGAAGGACATGTCCTTCCTGGAGATGCTCGACACCCTCAACGAGGACCTCATCCTGCGCGGTGAGGACCCGGTCGCCTTCGACCACGACTGCCGCGAGGGCATCTGCGGCGCCTGCAGCCTCGTCATCAACGGCGACGCCCACGGCCCGGAACGCACCACCACCTGCCAGCTCCACATGCGGTCCTTCGCCGACGGCGACACCATCGACGTCGAGCCGTGGCGGGCCGCCGCCTTCCCGGTGGTCAAGGACCTCGTCGTCGACCGCGGCTCCTTCGACCGCATCATCCAGGCCGGCGGCTACATCACCGCCCCCACCGGTTCCGCCCCCGAGGCGCACGCCACCGCTGTGCCCAAGGCCGACGCCGACTTCGCCTTCGAGCACGCCGAGTGCATCGGCTGCGGCGCGTGCGTGGCGGCCTGCCCCAACGGCTCCGCGATGCTCTTCACCTCGGCCAAGGTCAACCACCTGAACGTGCTCCCGCAGGGCTCTCCGGAGCGAGAGACCCGGGTGCTCGACATGGTGGCCCGGATGGACGAAGAGGGCTTCGGCGGCTGCACCCTGACCGGCGAGTGCGCCACGGCCTGCCCGAAGGGCATCCCGTTGCCGTCGATCGCCGCGATGAACAAGGAGTGGCTGCGGGCGGTGCGCAAGGGCCCCCGCTGA
- a CDS encoding fumarate reductase/succinate dehydrogenase flavoprotein subunit produces the protein MQHPHYAAYTTGEPVADAKAPEGPIADRWDRRRFEAKLVNPANRRKHTIIVVGTGLAGGAAGATLAEQGYHVVQFCFSDSPRRAHSIAAQGGINAAKNYRNDGDSVHRLFYDTVKGGDFRARESNVHRLAQISVEIIDQCVAQGVPFAREYGGLLDTRSFGGVQVSRTFYARGQTGQQLLLGAYQALSRQIAAGNVEMHARTEMLDLIVVDGVARGIVARDLITGEISTYYADAVVLASGGYGNVFYLSTNAMNSNATAVWRAHRRGAYFANPCFTQIHPTCIPRTGDHQSKLTLMSESLRNDGRIWVPKAQGDTRAAADIPEAERDYYLERIYPSFGNLVPRDIASRAAKNVCDEGRGVGPGGQGVYLDFADAIRRMGRDKVAEKYGNLFEMYERITAEDPYEVPMRIYPAVHYTMGGLWVDYDLQTTVPGLFAIGEANFSDHGANRLGASALMQGLADGYFVLPSTINDYLARHPHQDTVDDSHPEAAAAIRETRDCLAKLLAVDGDRTPDSFHREIGELMWEYCGMARSEQGLRKALDRIPEIREEFWRRIKVPGRGEEFNQSLEKANRIVDYLELAELMCLDALARAESCGGHFREESQTPDGEVARRDEEFGYAAAWEYQGTGAAPVLHKEDLVFEYVHPTQRSYA, from the coding sequence ATGCAGCACCCCCACTACGCCGCCTACACCACCGGCGAGCCCGTCGCCGACGCCAAAGCCCCCGAAGGCCCGATCGCGGACCGCTGGGACCGGCGCCGCTTCGAGGCCAAGCTCGTCAACCCGGCCAACCGCCGCAAGCACACCATCATCGTCGTCGGCACCGGCCTGGCGGGCGGTGCCGCCGGCGCGACCCTCGCCGAGCAGGGCTACCACGTGGTCCAGTTCTGCTTCAGCGACTCGCCGCGCCGCGCCCACTCCATCGCCGCCCAGGGCGGAATCAACGCCGCGAAGAACTACCGCAACGACGGCGACTCGGTGCACCGCCTCTTCTACGACACCGTCAAGGGCGGAGACTTCCGCGCCCGCGAGTCCAACGTCCACCGCCTGGCCCAGATCTCCGTGGAGATCATCGACCAGTGCGTGGCCCAGGGCGTCCCCTTCGCCCGCGAGTACGGCGGCCTCCTCGACACCCGCTCCTTCGGTGGCGTCCAGGTGTCCCGCACCTTCTACGCCCGTGGCCAGACCGGCCAGCAGCTCCTGCTCGGCGCCTACCAGGCGCTCTCCCGGCAGATCGCCGCGGGCAACGTCGAGATGCACGCCCGCACCGAGATGCTCGACCTGATCGTCGTCGACGGCGTGGCCCGCGGCATCGTCGCACGCGACCTGATCACCGGCGAGATCTCCACGTACTACGCCGACGCCGTGGTCCTGGCGAGCGGCGGCTACGGCAACGTCTTCTACCTCTCCACCAACGCCATGAACTCCAACGCGACCGCTGTCTGGCGGGCGCACCGGCGCGGCGCGTACTTCGCCAATCCCTGCTTCACCCAGATCCACCCCACCTGCATCCCGCGCACCGGCGACCACCAGTCCAAGCTCACCCTCATGAGCGAGTCCCTGCGCAACGACGGACGCATCTGGGTTCCCAAGGCCCAGGGCGACACCCGCGCCGCGGCCGACATCCCCGAGGCGGAGCGCGACTACTACCTGGAGCGGATCTACCCCTCCTTCGGCAACCTCGTGCCCCGCGACATAGCCTCCCGCGCCGCGAAGAACGTCTGTGACGAGGGCCGCGGCGTGGGCCCCGGCGGCCAGGGCGTCTACCTCGACTTCGCGGACGCCATCCGGCGCATGGGTCGGGACAAGGTCGCCGAGAAGTACGGCAACCTCTTCGAGATGTACGAGCGGATCACCGCGGAGGACCCGTACGAGGTCCCCATGCGGATCTACCCCGCCGTGCACTACACGATGGGCGGCCTGTGGGTCGACTACGACCTCCAGACGACCGTCCCCGGCCTCTTCGCCATCGGCGAGGCCAACTTCTCCGACCACGGAGCCAACCGCCTCGGTGCCTCCGCACTGATGCAGGGACTCGCCGACGGCTACTTCGTGCTCCCCTCCACGATCAATGACTACCTCGCCCGCCACCCGCACCAGGACACGGTGGACGACAGTCACCCCGAGGCCGCGGCGGCGATCCGCGAGACCCGCGACTGCCTGGCGAAACTCCTCGCCGTCGACGGCGACCGCACGCCCGACTCCTTCCACCGCGAGATCGGTGAACTGATGTGGGAGTACTGCGGAATGGCCCGCAGCGAGCAGGGCCTGCGCAAGGCGCTCGACCGCATCCCCGAGATCCGCGAGGAGTTCTGGCGCCGCATCAAGGTCCCGGGTCGCGGCGAGGAGTTCAACCAGTCGCTGGAGAAGGCCAACCGCATCGTCGACTACCTCGAACTCGCCGAGCTGATGTGCCTCGACGCGCTCGCCCGCGCCGAATCCTGCGGCGGCCACTTCCGCGAGGAGTCCCAGACCCCCGACGGCGAAGTAGCGCGCCGCGACGAGGAGTTCGGATACGCGGCCGCCTGGGAGTACCAGGGCACCGGAGCCGCCCCCGTCCTGCACAAGGAAGACCTCGTCTTCGAGTACGTCCACCCCACCCAGCGGAGCTACGCATGA
- a CDS encoding succinate dehydrogenase, whose translation MALATRTDRRPSITRTIWDSSVGKKSVMAVSGLVMLGYLVVHMLGNLKIFFGADEFNGYAHWLRTLGSPFLHHEWALWLVRVGLLAAVVAHAVSAYQLSRRDIKARPVKYAHKRRRASYATRTMRWGGIILGLFIVWHLLDLTTLTVNERAWSGHPYENVLSTFSTWYGNTIYIVAMAALGLHVRHGFWSAAQTLGAGSARRERTLKFLANGLALVLFAGFVSVPVAVMTGVVN comes from the coding sequence ATGGCTCTGGCAACGCGGACGGATCGACGGCCGTCCATCACACGCACGATCTGGGACTCCTCCGTCGGCAAGAAGTCCGTGATGGCCGTGTCCGGCCTGGTCATGCTTGGCTACCTCGTCGTGCACATGCTCGGAAACCTCAAGATCTTCTTCGGGGCGGACGAGTTCAACGGCTACGCCCACTGGCTGCGCACCCTCGGCTCGCCCTTCCTGCACCACGAGTGGGCCCTGTGGCTCGTGCGCGTGGGGCTGCTCGCCGCGGTCGTCGCCCACGCCGTGTCCGCCTACCAGCTCAGCCGCCGTGACATCAAGGCCCGCCCGGTGAAGTACGCCCACAAGCGCCGCCGCGCGAGCTATGCCACCCGCACCATGCGCTGGGGCGGCATCATCCTCGGCCTGTTCATCGTCTGGCACCTGCTCGACCTCACCACGCTCACCGTCAACGAGCGCGCGTGGTCCGGCCACCCGTACGAGAACGTCCTGTCCACCTTCTCCACCTGGTACGGGAACACCATCTACATCGTGGCCATGGCCGCCCTCGGCCTACATGTCCGCCACGGCTTCTGGAGCGCCGCGCAGACCCTCGGCGCGGGCAGCGCCCGACGCGAGCGGACGCTGAAGTTCCTGGCCAACGGCCTGGCCCTCGTCCTCTTCGCCGGCTTCGTGTCCGTCCCCGTAGCCGTCATGACCGGAGTGGTGAACTGA
- a CDS encoding LysR family transcriptional regulator: protein MQFQQLLYFVAVAETRHFTRAAERVHVAQPSLSQQIKALERELGAELFSRARGNVTLTDAGETLLPLARRILADADTARLEVQELAQLRRGRVRLGATPSICTGLLPDVLRAFHDAHPGIELLIEESGSLDLVRELARGALDLALIALPLPPSAPALTTVELLTEDLVVVSSAERPAPGGGRELTIPGLRNEPMVMFRHGYDLRELTVAACRAEGFEPVFTVEGGEMDAVLGFVRAGLGIAVVPAMVVDRSGRGLRVTPLAGSPLRRTIALAHRTDVAPPRAARELKRILLG from the coding sequence ATGCAGTTCCAGCAGCTCTTGTACTTCGTGGCCGTCGCCGAGACCCGGCATTTCACCCGGGCCGCGGAGCGCGTGCACGTGGCACAGCCCTCGCTCTCGCAGCAGATCAAGGCGCTCGAACGGGAACTCGGGGCCGAGTTGTTCAGCCGGGCCCGCGGCAACGTCACGCTCACCGACGCGGGCGAGACGCTGCTGCCGCTGGCCCGGCGGATCCTGGCGGACGCTGACACCGCGCGGCTGGAGGTGCAGGAACTGGCGCAGCTCCGGCGCGGCCGCGTCCGGCTCGGCGCCACACCCAGCATCTGCACGGGCCTGTTGCCGGACGTACTGCGGGCCTTCCACGACGCGCATCCCGGGATCGAGCTGCTGATCGAGGAGAGCGGCTCGCTCGACCTCGTACGGGAGCTCGCGCGCGGAGCCCTGGACCTGGCCCTGATCGCGCTACCGCTGCCCCCCTCGGCCCCGGCCCTGACCACGGTGGAGCTGCTGACCGAAGACCTCGTGGTGGTCTCCTCGGCGGAACGGCCGGCACCGGGCGGGGGCCGCGAGCTGACCATCCCGGGGCTGCGGAACGAGCCGATGGTGATGTTCCGGCACGGCTACGACCTGCGGGAGCTCACCGTGGCGGCCTGCCGGGCGGAGGGTTTCGAGCCGGTCTTCACCGTGGAGGGCGGCGAAATGGACGCGGTCCTGGGCTTCGTCCGGGCGGGGCTCGGTATCGCGGTGGTCCCGGCGATGGTGGTCGACCGATCCGGTCGGGGCCTGCGGGTGACCCCGCTGGCCGGCTCCCCGCTGCGTCGCACGATCGCCCTGGCCCACCGCACCGACGTGGCTCCGCCGCGCGCGGCCCGCGAGCTGAAACGGATACTGCTCGGCTAA
- a CDS encoding TetR/AcrR family transcriptional regulator, with amino-acid sequence MENTTGLRENKKLRTRHRLAATALELFLERGFDAVSVADVAAAAEVSKPTLFRYFPSKEDLLLDRFADHQDEVARIVRERPPGRTPVGAVHASFLAALAERDPITGLCDHPNVMAFQQLVYSTASLKSRLNRYTEIEVELLAAGLEAEVVSPLASRLAATHIVAVRHELGRVNWRRIEAGQSADEAHAAAVADADLAFGMLAEGLDKALPAVPAPPISPEPAPAAP; translated from the coding sequence ATGGAGAACACGACGGGTCTGCGCGAGAACAAGAAGCTCCGTACGCGTCACCGACTGGCGGCGACGGCGTTGGAGCTCTTCCTGGAACGGGGCTTCGATGCCGTGTCGGTGGCGGATGTCGCCGCCGCGGCCGAGGTCTCCAAGCCCACCCTCTTCCGGTACTTCCCGAGCAAGGAGGACCTGCTGCTCGACCGGTTCGCCGACCATCAGGACGAGGTGGCGCGCATCGTGCGCGAGCGGCCCCCCGGCCGCACGCCGGTGGGCGCGGTGCACGCGAGCTTCCTGGCGGCCCTGGCCGAGCGGGATCCGATCACCGGGCTGTGCGACCACCCGAACGTGATGGCCTTCCAGCAGCTGGTTTACAGCACCGCCAGCCTGAAGAGCCGGCTGAACCGCTACACCGAGATCGAGGTGGAGCTGCTCGCGGCCGGGCTGGAGGCGGAGGTGGTGTCCCCGCTCGCCTCCCGGCTCGCGGCGACGCACATCGTTGCGGTCCGCCATGAGCTGGGTCGGGTGAACTGGCGTCGGATCGAGGCGGGGCAGAGCGCGGACGAGGCCCACGCGGCCGCGGTGGCCGATGCCGATCTGGCCTTCGGGATGCTCGCAGAAGGCCTCGACAAGGCCCTGCCGGCGGTCCCCGCCCCGCCGATATCCCCGGAGCCGGCTCCAGCCGCGCCCTGA
- a CDS encoding FAD-dependent monooxygenase: MTDVLITGSGPTGLTLACDLAQRGVTVRVIDRRTEPHHESRGKGLRPSSLEIFRGLGVLEPLAATGDASVTLRKYFDGEHINDTPTDGGLLIGQWQIEAALRERLAALGVRVEYGSELAGITQDDAGVRAELADGTVIAARYLAGCDGGRSTTRKLLGIPFEGNGEEEPAMVIGDVRAPGLGRDVWHQWFTSEGGGILLCPMPGTDSFQLQASPERDERGEPLPPSLESFQRIFDRHARVAGIRLKDATWLSSWRVNVRMATRLREGRVFLAGDAAHVHPIAGGLGMNTGIQDAAALGRTLAAALTGPAGEEVLDGYEAERLPVAAAVLADTAERYERVVEAVRTPGRGTEVGLD; the protein is encoded by the coding sequence ATGACCGACGTACTGATCACCGGCTCCGGACCGACCGGACTGACGCTCGCCTGCGACCTCGCACAGCGCGGAGTCACCGTGCGCGTCATCGACCGGCGCACCGAACCGCATCACGAGTCCCGGGGTAAGGGGCTGCGACCGAGCAGCCTCGAGATCTTCCGCGGGCTCGGCGTGCTGGAGCCGCTGGCAGCCACCGGGGACGCGAGCGTGACCCTGCGCAAGTACTTCGACGGGGAACACATCAACGACACCCCCACCGACGGCGGCCTCTTGATCGGGCAGTGGCAGATCGAAGCGGCCCTGCGCGAGCGGCTCGCCGCGCTGGGCGTGCGGGTCGAGTACGGATCGGAGCTCGCCGGAATCACCCAGGACGACGCCGGGGTGCGTGCGGAGCTGGCGGACGGCACCGTGATCGCGGCCCGCTATCTCGCCGGGTGCGACGGCGGGCGCAGCACCACCCGCAAGCTGCTCGGCATCCCCTTCGAGGGGAACGGGGAGGAGGAGCCCGCGATGGTGATCGGGGACGTCCGGGCGCCGGGACTCGGCCGGGACGTCTGGCACCAGTGGTTCACCTCGGAAGGCGGCGGGATCCTGCTCTGCCCGATGCCGGGGACGGACAGTTTCCAGCTGCAGGCCTCGCCCGAGCGGGACGAGCGGGGCGAACCGCTGCCGCCCTCCCTGGAAAGCTTCCAGCGGATCTTCGACCGCCATGCACGGGTGGCGGGCATCCGGCTCAAAGATGCAACCTGGCTCTCGTCCTGGCGGGTCAACGTGCGGATGGCCACGCGTCTACGGGAGGGCAGGGTCTTCCTCGCCGGAGATGCCGCGCACGTACATCCCATAGCCGGCGGGCTGGGCATGAACACCGGCATCCAGGACGCGGCCGCCCTCGGCCGGACGCTGGCCGCCGCCCTCACGGGGCCTGCCGGGGAGGAGGTGCTCGACGGGTACGAGGCCGAGCGGCTGCCGGTGGCCGCCGCGGTACTGGCCGACACGGCGGAGCGGTACGAGCGGGTCGTCGAAGCCGTCCGGACCCCTGGCCGCGGGACGGAGGTGGGCCTGGACTGA